From Methylopila sp. M107, a single genomic window includes:
- a CDS encoding PAS domain-containing sensor histidine kinase — MSERSRLRAASATVFGTVASSASAAGAAETPSLGASEAAALSLFLGAIFVAVATSIALLRARRRLATATHEFGQRLSDANIRLDRAESELAADDRVTVTWGIAQADPEIVGDPTRIAGLPAGRRLLAFGAWLEPTLARALEERLATLRDRGEPFRLMLRTAEGAHIEADGRATGASVRLRFRDVTGEKLANAELESDNARLAASLGRMTALVETLVQPVWQRDDQGRLTYANEAYARAVESADGAAAVARAAEFLDQSDRAAARRAIEAGHVFRKRGPAVFAGARRIFDIVETPSESGSAAIATDVSELEDVRADLSRQMDAHRRTLDELATGVAIFRKDGALAFHNQAYRQLWALDPAFLEGAPSDSAILDRLRAERKLPEEVDFRTWKAQLRETYRSIEPRELWWHLPDGRTLRVVITPNPEGGVTYLFDDVTERLALESRFNALSKVQSETIDHLSEAVAVFGSNGRLKLHNTAFEALWKLPPDSLKDRPHAEQILRACGARHPDPELWEKLKLALTTMPEERRRVAARIDLDDGEIVDVVTLPLPDGGTLATFTNVTDSVNRERAQRERAEALETADRLKADFVRNVSYELRSPLTNTIGFGQLLGDPRVGDLSPKQKEYVDHIVTSASAVLAIINDILDLQTIDAGVMDLDRSTVDPRAAIEAAAEGVRDRLAEAGLGLEIDVAPDAGAFEGDAKRVRQVLFHLMSNAIRHSRPGFAVRVSAGRENGAVTFRVADQGAGIPADIIDRVFDRFEGHSAGGRQRGVGLGLPLVKSIVELHGGTVALRSRPGEGTVVTCRFPERGLQFKSA, encoded by the coding sequence ATGTCCGAACGATCGCGGCTGCGCGCCGCGTCAGCCACGGTCTTCGGAACCGTCGCCAGCTCCGCTTCCGCGGCCGGCGCCGCCGAAACGCCAAGCCTCGGCGCCTCGGAAGCCGCGGCGCTCTCGCTTTTTCTCGGCGCGATCTTCGTCGCGGTGGCCACCTCGATCGCGCTGCTGCGCGCGCGGCGGCGGCTCGCCACGGCGACGCACGAATTCGGTCAGCGGTTGAGCGACGCCAACATCCGGCTCGACCGGGCGGAGTCCGAACTCGCAGCCGACGACCGGGTCACCGTCACCTGGGGCATCGCGCAGGCCGATCCCGAGATCGTCGGCGATCCCACGCGCATCGCGGGACTGCCAGCCGGCCGCCGCTTGCTCGCCTTCGGCGCGTGGCTCGAGCCGACGCTTGCGCGGGCGCTCGAGGAGCGTCTCGCGACGCTGCGAGACAGGGGCGAGCCGTTCCGCCTCATGCTGCGAACCGCCGAAGGCGCGCATATCGAGGCCGACGGCCGCGCGACCGGCGCGTCTGTGCGGTTGCGGTTCCGCGACGTCACCGGCGAGAAGCTCGCAAACGCCGAGCTCGAATCCGACAATGCGCGACTCGCCGCCTCGCTCGGACGCATGACGGCGCTGGTCGAGACGCTGGTGCAGCCGGTCTGGCAGCGCGACGATCAGGGCCGCCTGACCTACGCCAACGAGGCTTATGCGCGCGCGGTCGAGTCCGCGGACGGCGCCGCCGCCGTCGCCAGGGCCGCCGAGTTCCTCGACCAGAGCGACCGCGCAGCGGCCCGTCGCGCGATCGAGGCCGGGCACGTCTTCCGCAAGCGCGGCCCCGCGGTGTTCGCCGGGGCGCGGCGGATCTTCGACATCGTCGAGACGCCGTCGGAGTCGGGGTCGGCCGCAATCGCGACCGACGTCTCGGAACTCGAGGACGTCCGCGCCGACCTGTCCCGGCAGATGGACGCCCACCGCCGCACGCTCGACGAACTGGCGACCGGGGTGGCGATCTTCCGCAAGGACGGGGCGCTCGCCTTCCATAACCAGGCCTATCGCCAGCTTTGGGCGCTCGATCCGGCCTTCCTCGAGGGCGCGCCGAGCGACAGCGCCATCCTCGACAGGCTGCGCGCGGAACGGAAGCTGCCCGAAGAGGTCGACTTCCGCACCTGGAAGGCGCAGCTGCGAGAGACCTACCGGTCGATCGAGCCGCGCGAACTCTGGTGGCACCTGCCCGACGGCCGCACATTGCGCGTCGTGATCACGCCGAACCCGGAGGGCGGCGTCACCTATCTGTTCGACGACGTGACCGAGCGGCTCGCGCTCGAGAGCCGGTTCAACGCGCTCTCCAAGGTGCAGAGCGAGACCATCGACCATCTGAGCGAGGCCGTCGCCGTGTTCGGCTCGAACGGACGGCTCAAGCTGCACAATACGGCGTTCGAGGCGCTCTGGAAGCTGCCGCCCGACAGCCTCAAGGACCGCCCGCACGCCGAGCAGATCCTGCGGGCCTGCGGAGCCCGTCATCCCGATCCCGAGCTCTGGGAGAAGCTCAAGCTCGCTCTGACCACGATGCCGGAGGAGCGCCGCCGGGTCGCGGCCCGCATCGACCTCGACGACGGCGAGATCGTCGACGTCGTCACGCTCCCGCTGCCCGACGGCGGAACGCTCGCGACCTTCACCAACGTGACCGACAGCGTGAACCGCGAGCGCGCCCAGCGCGAGCGCGCCGAAGCGCTGGAGACCGCGGACCGGCTCAAGGCCGACTTCGTCCGCAACGTTTCCTACGAGCTGCGGTCCCCGCTCACCAACACGATCGGCTTCGGCCAGCTGCTCGGCGATCCCCGCGTCGGGGACCTGTCTCCGAAGCAGAAGGAGTATGTCGACCACATCGTGACCTCGGCCTCGGCCGTGCTCGCGATCATCAACGACATCCTGGACCTCCAGACGATCGACGCCGGCGTGATGGACCTCGACCGCTCGACCGTCGACCCGCGCGCCGCGATCGAGGCTGCGGCCGAGGGCGTGCGCGACCGTCTGGCGGAAGCCGGGCTCGGGCTCGAGATCGACGTCGCGCCGGACGCGGGCGCGTTCGAGGGCGACGCCAAGCGCGTCCGCCAGGTGCTGTTCCACCTGATGTCGAACGCGATCCGCCATTCCCGGCCCGGCTTCGCCGTCCGGGTCAGCGCGGGCCGCGAGAACGGCGCGGTGACGTTCCGCGTGGCGGATCAGGGCGCCGGCATTCCGGCCGACATCATCGACCGGGTGTTCGACCGCTTCGAGGGCCACTCCGCGGGCGGTCGCCAGCGCGGCGTCGGCCTCGGCCTGCCGCTGGTCAAGTCGATCGTCGAGCTTCACGGCGGCACTGTCGCCTTGCGGTCGCGGCCCGGCGAAGGCACGGTCGTCACCTGCCGCTTCCCCGAGCGCGGCCTTCAGTTCAAGAGCGCGTAA
- the ahcY gene encoding adenosylhomocysteinase, translating into MSASNAALKQAPAEDYVIKDIGLADWGRKELAIAETEMPGLMSCRSEYGPTQPLKGARIAGSLHMTIQTAMLIETLKALGADVRWASCNIYSTQDHAAAAIAANGTPVFAVKGETLTEYWDYTHRIFEWADGGTPNMILDDGGDATLLLHLGKRAEAGDVAFLEGATNEEEEVLFAAIKSRLKTHPGWYTKNADAIQGVTEETTTGVHRLYEFAKKGELLFPAINVNDSVTKSKFDNLYGCRESLVDAIRRGTDVMMSGKVAMVAGFGDVGKGSAASLRQAGCRVLVSEVDPICALQAAMEGYEVVTMEEATGRADIFVTATGNVDVITVDHMRAMKDRAIVCNIGHFDSEIQIGALKNFKWDNIKPQVDEIEFPDGKKIIVLSEGRLVNLGNATGHPSFVMSASFTNQTLAQIELWANNADGKYERQVYVLPKTLDEKVAALHLDKIGVKLSKLSDKQSSYIGVPQAGPFKPETYRY; encoded by the coding sequence ATGAGCGCTTCCAACGCCGCCCTCAAGCAAGCCCCGGCCGAAGACTACGTCATCAAGGACATCGGCCTCGCCGACTGGGGCCGCAAGGAGCTCGCGATCGCCGAGACGGAGATGCCGGGTCTGATGTCCTGCCGTTCGGAATACGGCCCGACGCAGCCGCTGAAAGGCGCGCGCATCGCCGGTTCGCTGCACATGACGATCCAGACCGCGATGCTGATCGAGACGCTCAAGGCGCTCGGCGCCGACGTCCGCTGGGCCTCGTGCAACATCTATTCGACCCAGGACCACGCCGCCGCCGCGATCGCCGCGAACGGCACCCCGGTGTTCGCCGTCAAGGGCGAGACGCTGACCGAGTACTGGGACTACACGCACCGCATCTTCGAGTGGGCCGACGGCGGCACCCCGAACATGATTCTCGACGACGGCGGCGACGCCACGCTTCTCCTCCATCTCGGCAAGCGCGCCGAAGCCGGCGACGTCGCCTTCCTCGAAGGCGCGACCAATGAAGAGGAAGAGGTCCTGTTCGCCGCGATCAAGTCGCGCCTCAAGACCCATCCGGGCTGGTACACGAAGAACGCCGACGCCATTCAGGGCGTGACCGAAGAGACCACCACGGGCGTCCATCGCCTCTACGAGTTCGCCAAGAAAGGCGAGCTGCTGTTCCCGGCGATCAACGTCAACGACAGCGTCACCAAGTCGAAGTTCGACAACCTCTACGGCTGCCGCGAGAGCCTCGTCGACGCCATCCGCCGCGGCACCGACGTCATGATGTCCGGCAAGGTCGCGATGGTCGCGGGCTTCGGCGACGTGGGCAAGGGTTCGGCCGCTTCGCTGCGCCAGGCCGGCTGCCGCGTGCTGGTCTCGGAAGTCGACCCGATCTGCGCCCTGCAGGCCGCGATGGAAGGCTACGAGGTCGTGACGATGGAGGAGGCCACGGGCCGCGCCGACATCTTCGTGACCGCGACCGGCAATGTCGACGTCATCACGGTCGACCACATGCGCGCCATGAAGGACCGGGCGATCGTCTGCAACATCGGCCACTTCGACAGCGAGATCCAGATCGGCGCGCTGAAGAACTTCAAGTGGGACAACATCAAGCCGCAGGTCGACGAGATCGAGTTCCCCGACGGCAAGAAGATCATCGTGCTGTCCGAGGGTCGCCTCGTGAACCTCGGCAACGCGACCGGCCACCCGTCCTTCGTGATGTCCGCCTCGTTCACCAACCAGACGCTCGCGCAGATCGAGCTCTGGGCGAACAACGCGGACGGCAAGTATGAGCGCCAGGTCTACGTGCTGCCCAAGACCCTCGACGAGAAGGTCGCGGCGCTGCACCTCGACAAGATCGGCGTGAAGCTCTCCAAGCTCTCCGACAAGCAGTCGAGCTACATCGGCGTCCCGCAGGCGGGCCCCTTCAAGCCCGAGACCTACCGCTACTGA